The genomic region ACTTCTCCGCAAAACAGCCGCTCCCCGGATCGCTCTGGCATTCCAGGAACAGATCGTCGACCGGGTCCCTCTATCGGAGACTGACATTTTAGTCGACACCATTCTCACCGACAAGGAGATCATTCACTGTGATCGATCCCGAAAAGATTGAACAGGGCGTCCGTCTGATCCTGGAAGGTATCGGAGAGGATGCTCTTCGACCGGGGCTAAAAGAAACCCCCCGGCGCATTGCCGAACTTTATCAGGACCTGTTCCGCGGCCTCGACGCCACTCTTTCCCGGCCCCTTTCCCTGATCGAAGGAGAGGAGTTCGACGAAATGATCGCCCTCGCCGGCGTTCCCTTTCACTCCATGTGCGAACATCACTTTCTCCCTTTTTTTGGAAAAGCCCATATTGCCTATATCCCGAAGGAAGGACGCATGACCGGATTGTCGGATCTCGGACGGATGCTGGACCTCTACGCGCGTCGTCCCCAGATTCAGGAGAGACTCACCTCTCAACTGGCCGACCGGATCGTGGAGACATTGACGCCCCAGGGGGTCATGGTCGTCCTTGAGGCGGAGCATCTTTGCCTTTCCATGCGCGGCATCAAAAAACCCGGCGTCCCGGTCGTTACCTCGGCCGTCCGGGGAATCTTCCGCAAAAATGCCAAAACCCGGCAGGAGTTTCTCTCCCTGATCCGGCTGGATGGTCCCGATCGCTAAAAAAGGACATCCTTGAACCTCCGGCCAACTCCCTTTAATATGGACTGAATTTCCAAACCCCTAATCTCTGGAGGAACATTTTGTCCACCGTTGTCCTGAATGGCCGGGAGCTGTCACAGACGCTCCTCGAAGAACAGAAAGAGCAGGTTGCCGAGCTTGTCCGGAAAAAAGGCCGTCCCCCGGGTCTGGCCGTGGTCCTTGTCGGCCAGGATCCCGCCAGCGAAACCTATGTCCGGAACAAGCGCGCCGCTTGCAAGAAAGTCGGCATTCACGCCCCGGACATCAATCTCGACCCGGACGTTTCCCGGGAAAAATTGCTGGGGCTTATCGATGACCTGAACCGGGATCCGGCCATTGACGGAATCCTGGTACAACTTCCCTTGCCGGCCGGTCTGGACAAGGATGCCGTTCTTTTCCGGATCGACCCGTCCAAGGATGTCGACGGCTTCCATCCGGTCAATGTCGGGAAGATGGTCATCGGACTGGACACATTGACGCCCTGCACACCGACGGGAATTCTGACCCTTCTGGACCGGAACGGTGTTTCCATTTCCGGAAAACACGCTGTTGTCCTCGGCCGAAGTCTGATCGTCGGCAAGCCCATGGCACTGCTCCTTTTGTCCAGGGACGCGACGGTCACCGTCTGCCACAGCCGGACTGCCCGTCTGCAGGAAGAAACACGCCGCGCCGACATCGTGGTCGCGGCCATGGGAAAACCCCGGATGGTCAATGCGGACTATATCAAACCGGGAGCTGTCGTCATCGATGTGGGAATTTCCCGGGGAGAAGATGGAAAGCTTGTGGGAGACGTGGATTATCCGAGTGTTTTTCCCCTGGCGTCCGCGATTACCCCTGTTCCGGGAGGGGTTGGTCCCATGACGATCGCGACTCTTCTGGACAACACGATCCGGGCGTTCTGCTTCCGGGAAGGACTTCCCCTTCAACCCCCGAGGAAACACACATGACTTTCAGAGAGGCCCTGAACGCCAGGGAATTCCTGGTGACCGCCGAATGTTCCCCCCCGAAAGGCACGCGGATCGACGGACTCCTCGATCGTCTGACGCCCCTGAAAAATCGCATTCATGGAATCAACGTGACCGACAATCAGACGGGCGTCATGCGGATGTGCCCCATGGCCATGGGTCTTCACCTGAAGGGCATCGGTCTTGATCCGATCATCCAGATCACCCTTCGGGACAGAAACCGGCTGGCCATCCAGTCGGATCTGCTGGGAATGTCTTCCCTGGGGCTTTCCCAGGTTCTCTGTCTGACGGGCGATCCCCCCAAGCTTGGGGATCACCCGGAGGCCAAACCGGTGTTCGATATTCCTACCCAGGAACTGATCCGGGCCATCACGCTTCTGAACGGAGGGACAGACCTGTCCGGAAAAGATCTGAATGGCAAGACCGACATCTTGCCGGGAGCTGCCTGTTCTCCGGAAGGGGATCAGGAAGCGGAGTTCCGGAAGTTCGAGGAAAAATTCGATGCGGGTGCCCGGTTCTTTCAGACACAGGCG from Leptospirillum ferriphilum harbors:
- the folE gene encoding GTP cyclohydrolase I FolE, translating into MIDPEKIEQGVRLILEGIGEDALRPGLKETPRRIAELYQDLFRGLDATLSRPLSLIEGEEFDEMIALAGVPFHSMCEHHFLPFFGKAHIAYIPKEGRMTGLSDLGRMLDLYARRPQIQERLTSQLADRIVETLTPQGVMVVLEAEHLCLSMRGIKKPGVPVVTSAVRGIFRKNAKTRQEFLSLIRLDGPDR
- the folD gene encoding bifunctional methylenetetrahydrofolate dehydrogenase/methenyltetrahydrofolate cyclohydrolase FolD, which encodes MSTVVLNGRELSQTLLEEQKEQVAELVRKKGRPPGLAVVLVGQDPASETYVRNKRAACKKVGIHAPDINLDPDVSREKLLGLIDDLNRDPAIDGILVQLPLPAGLDKDAVLFRIDPSKDVDGFHPVNVGKMVIGLDTLTPCTPTGILTLLDRNGVSISGKHAVVLGRSLIVGKPMALLLLSRDATVTVCHSRTARLQEETRRADIVVAAMGKPRMVNADYIKPGAVVIDVGISRGEDGKLVGDVDYPSVFPLASAITPVPGGVGPMTIATLLDNTIRAFCFREGLPLQPPRKHT
- a CDS encoding methylenetetrahydrofolate reductase → MTFREALNAREFLVTAECSPPKGTRIDGLLDRLTPLKNRIHGINVTDNQTGVMRMCPMAMGLHLKGIGLDPIIQITLRDRNRLAIQSDLLGMSSLGLSQVLCLTGDPPKLGDHPEAKPVFDIPTQELIRAITLLNGGTDLSGKDLNGKTDILPGAACSPEGDQEAEFRKFEEKFDAGARFFQTQAVFSAEKMEEFMRFASPFSVPVIAGIILLKSAKMARYLNDHVPGITVPAPLIERLDKCPPGQTLESGIAIAAETIRAIRPLVHGVHIMTVGAEETIPRILDQAFG